CCGCGAAGAGGCCCGAGCAGGCAACCAAGCAGCCAGACGTTAACTTGTCAGCACCACCAACTTACCCACAGCCTTGCGCTGCCCCAGCAGCTCGATCGCCGCCCCAGCCTCACCCAGTGGATAAGTCTTCGACACCAGCGGCTTCAGCTTGCCTTCAGCATGCCAGGCAAACAGCTGCTGGAAGTTAGCCGCATTGTCCTGTGGCTGACGCTGGGCAAACGCGCCCCAGAACACCCCCACCACCGCCGCGCCCTTGAGTAGCACCAGGTTCGCCGCCATCTGTGGGATAGCCCCGCTGGCAAACCCGACTACCAGCAGCCGGCCATTCCAGGCCAGGCCCCTTACCGCCTGGTCGAACAGCTCACCGCCCACCGGGTCGTAGATCACGTCCACCCCCTGGCCACCGGTCAGTCGTTTTATCTCGTCCTTGAGGCTGGCCTGGCTGTAGTCGATCAGCTCGTCGGCCCCGGCAGCCTTGGCTACGGCCAGCTTTTCGGCGCTGCTGGCAGCGGCGATTACCCGTGCGCCCATGGCCTTGCCTATTTCCACCGCCGCCAGGCCCACCCCACCAGATGCCCCCAGCACCAGCAGGGTTTCCCCGGGCTGCAGTTGGCCACGCTGCTTGAGTGCATGCATCGAGGTGCCATAGGTCATGCCAAAGGCTGCGGCGGTGGTGAAGTCCATGCTTTTGGGGATGGGCATCGCGTTGTAGAAGGGCACCGCCACCTGTTCGGCGAACGCGCCCCAGCCAGTGAGCGCCATGACCCGGTCGCCAACCTTGAACGCACCGGCCCTATCGCCAACCGCCGCAACCACGCCAGCGGCTTCGCCACCTGGGGAGAACGGCAGCGGCGGTTGAAACTGGTATTTACCTTCGATGATCAGGGTGTCTGGGAAGTTGACGCCCGCAGCCTGCACATCAAGCAGGATCTCGTTCTTTTTCGGCACGGGGCTGGCGACGTCTTCCAGTACCAGGTCACGCGCCGGGCCCAGGGTTTTGCACAACACAGCTTTCATCGGGGCTATTCCTTTGCGGGTAGTGGCCGATAAGTGTAGGAGGGCCACCAGCCGGGTCAACGAGCATGGCCTACCCTGATGGGCCGGCATAAGCCTGGGCTTGGGTTTGAGCGGTGTGCTGGGTAAGCTGGCGCCAATTGTATTGAGGAGCGAATTCGTGAAAGCGTGGATCTTGATGGTGCTGGCCCTGATGCTGCCAGTTGCGGCCGTGGCCGAAGAAGCCAAGGAAGGGGCGCCCAAGGTCGCCTACATCACCCTGAGCCCCCCCTTTGTCGGTAATTACGCCCTCGACGGTGGCCCCAAGCTGCGCATCTACAAGGCCGACGTGGCCCTGCGTGTGACCGGTGATGAAGCCGCCAAAGCCGTGAAACACCACGAGCCGTTGATTCGTAACCAGCTGGTGGCGCTGTTCACCCAGCAGACGGTGGACAGCATGAGCAACGTCGACGCCAAGGAGCAACTGCGCCAGGAAGCCCTGAAGCAGGTGCAGCAGGTGATGGAAGCGGAAGAGGGCAAGCCGATTGTCGAAGACCTGCTGTTCAACAACCTGATCGTGCAGTGATCAGGAGGCGAGGGTCCGCCGAAAGCGCGCCAGCGCCACGCTGAAGAACACCAGGCCGATCACCGCCAGAGCCAGGATGTCTGGCCACACCACGGCCAACCCGGCGTCGCGGAACAGAATCGCGGCGCCGAGGCTGACGAAATGCGTCGATGGCGAACCCTGCATGACCCATTGCAGCCACTGCGGCATGCTGTCCAGCGGGGTGCTGCCGCCTGACAGCAACAGCATCGGGATGATGACCGGGATCGCCAGCAGGCCGAATTGAGGCGTCGAGCGCGCCAAGGTGGCCAGGAAGATCCCCAACGCGGTACTGGCGAACAGGTACAGCGCGGTCACGGCCAGGAACAGCCCCATGGAGCCGGACAGCGGCACGCCCAGGGCGCCCTTGACCACCACGATGAGCGAAATCCAGGTACAGATCACCACCACCAGCGCGTTGCTGGCGATCTTCGCCAGCATGATTTCCAGTGCGGTCAGCGGTAGCACCAGCAAGTGATCGAGCGTGCCGTGTTCGCGCTCGCGCAGCAACGCGGTGCCGGTGAGGATGATGGCCAGGATCGTGATGTTGTTGACGATCTGGATCACAGCCAGAAACCAGCCACCCTCCAGATTGGGGTTGAACAGTGCCTTGGGGTTGATCAGCACGGGGCTCTGCGTTGTCGTGCGCTGGGCATAATCGAGCAACTCGCGCTCGAAGATCCGGCCGATGTAGCCGGCGCCCATGAACGCCTGGCTCATGGCCGTGGCGTCGACGTTGATCTGCAGTTCGGGTGAGCGCCCGGCCAGCAGGTCGCTCTGGAAATTCACCGGCACATTGATCACGAAGGTGTACTGGCCGCTGTCCATGGCCTGGTCCAGGCGGTCCGGGGGCAGGGGGACGGCAGGCTGGAACTCGGGCGGTTGCAGTGCCTCGGTGAGCTTGCGCGAAAGCAGGCTGTGGTCTTCGTCCACCACCGCGACACTGGCGTTGTGCACGCCGATCACCGAACCCGCTGCAGGCATGTAGATCGCCACGCTGAAGGCATACAGCAAAAACAACAGCAGCACGCTGTCATGGCGCAGGCTGGTCAGTTCCTTCAGGCCCAGGCGCAAAGTGTGGTTAAGGCGCGACATGTCAGGCCTCCTGCTTCTTGAGCATGGCCAGGCTCAGGCCGGTGAACACGGCAAAGAAGCTCAGCAGGATCAGGCATTGCGGCCACAGCTCGCGCAGGCCCAGCGCTTTGGTGAAGGTGCCGACTGCAATGTCGAGGAAGTAGCCCGCCGGGAACAGCTGGCCCATCACCGCCGCCGCGCCGTCCAGCGACGAGCGCGGCACGATCAGCCCGGAAAACTGGATGGTCGGCAGGCTGGTGATGATCATGGTGCCCAGGATGGCCGCGATCTGGGTGCGGGTGAAAGCCGAAATCAACAAGCCCAGGCTGGTGGTTGCCAGCAGGTAGGCGACCCCGCCGCAGGCCAGGGCCAGCACGCTGCCCTTGAGTGGCACGGCAAACAGCCAGCGGTTCATCGCCACCAGCAACGCCAGGTTGACCAGGCTGACGGCCAGGTAGGGCAGCTGCTTGCCAAGCAGGAACTCCAGGCGGGTGAGCGGGGTGGCGTAGAAGTTGGTGATCGAGCCCAGCTCCTTTTCCCGGACGATGCCCAAGGCCGTGAGCATGGCCGGGATGAAGGCCAGGATCAGCGCCATCACGCCTGGCCCGATGGCATTCACGCTGACCACATCCTGGTTGTAGCGAAAACGCGTTTCCAGCCGCACCGGGTCCTGGCGCTGCACCGGTTGCGGGCCGGACGCGGCAAGCTGTTCGAGGTTCGCCTGGTGCACCGCCTCGACGTAGTTGCGGCTGGTCTCCGCACGAAACGGCATGCCACCGTCCAGCCAGGCCGCCACCACCGGTTGGCGACCG
The sequence above is drawn from the Pseudomonas putida genome and encodes:
- a CDS encoding NADPH:quinone oxidoreductase family protein, which gives rise to MKAVLCKTLGPARDLVLEDVASPVPKKNEILLDVQAAGVNFPDTLIIEGKYQFQPPLPFSPGGEAAGVVAAVGDRAGAFKVGDRVMALTGWGAFAEQVAVPFYNAMPIPKSMDFTTAAAFGMTYGTSMHALKQRGQLQPGETLLVLGASGGVGLAAVEIGKAMGARVIAAASSAEKLAVAKAAGADELIDYSQASLKDEIKRLTGGQGVDVIYDPVGGELFDQAVRGLAWNGRLLVVGFASGAIPQMAANLVLLKGAAVVGVFWGAFAQRQPQDNAANFQQLFAWHAEGKLKPLVSKTYPLGEAGAAIELLGQRKAVGKLVVLTS
- a CDS encoding flagellar basal body-associated protein FliL, with protein sequence MKAWILMVLALMLPVAAVAEEAKEGAPKVAYITLSPPFVGNYALDGGPKLRIYKADVALRVTGDEAAKAVKHHEPLIRNQLVALFTQQTVDSMSNVDAKEQLRQEALKQVQQVMEAEEGKPIVEDLLFNNLIVQ
- a CDS encoding ABC transporter permease; this encodes MSRLNHTLRLGLKELTSLRHDSVLLLFLLYAFSVAIYMPAAGSVIGVHNASVAVVDEDHSLLSRKLTEALQPPEFQPAVPLPPDRLDQAMDSGQYTFVINVPVNFQSDLLAGRSPELQINVDATAMSQAFMGAGYIGRIFERELLDYAQRTTTQSPVLINPKALFNPNLEGGWFLAVIQIVNNITILAIILTGTALLREREHGTLDHLLVLPLTALEIMLAKIASNALVVVICTWISLIVVVKGALGVPLSGSMGLFLAVTALYLFASTALGIFLATLARSTPQFGLLAIPVIIPMLLLSGGSTPLDSMPQWLQWVMQGSPSTHFVSLGAAILFRDAGLAVVWPDILALAVIGLVFFSVALARFRRTLAS